In a single window of the Octopus sinensis unplaced genomic scaffold, ASM634580v1 Contig12834, whole genome shotgun sequence genome:
- the LOC115229487 gene encoding transcriptional regulator ERG homolog: FVLSSDPYKFFRQISNRLCNTGSGQIQLWQFLLELLSDSNNASCITWEGTNGEFKLVDPDEVARRWGERKSKPNMNYDKLSRALRYYYDKNIMTKVHGKRYAYKFDFAGLAQAMQPSTADPTSYRYQQDLFLTGYTSSKMNFINAHSGVPHSAASGLFAAPASYWSTPNAANIYPNIQNHMVSNPAGHVPSHLGSCYA, translated from the exons tttgttctttcttcagATCCTTACAAATTCTTCCGGCAAATCTCGAATCGACTTTGTAACACAG GAAGTGGCCAAATCCAGTTGTGGCAATTCCTCCTGGAGCTTCTCTCAGATAGTAACAATGCCAGCTGCATCACATGGGAAGGCACGAACGGGGAGTTCAAACTGGTGGACCCGGACGAGGTGGCCCGGCGTTGGGGCGAGCGCAAGAGCAAACCCAACATGAACTACGACAAACTCAGCCGTGCCCTTCGCTATTATTACGACAAGAACATCATGACAAAGGTACACGGCAAACGCTACGCTTACAAGTTCGACTTCGCTGGTCTGGCTCAGGCCATGCAGCCGTCAACGGCCGACCCCACCAGCTACCGTTATCAACAGGACCTCTTTCTCACTGGATACACAAGCTCAAAAATGAACTTCATCAACGCCCATTCCGGTGTGCCACACTCGGCAGCTTCCGGTCTATTTGCCGCACCGGCTTCTTATTGGTCAACACCGAACGCCGCTAACATCTACCCCAACATCCAGAATCA